In Leishmania mexicana MHOM/GT/2001/U1103 complete genome, chromosome 20, one genomic interval encodes:
- a CDS encoding protein-tyrosine phosphatase 1-like protein, translating to MSHDVSRVSRPSLRPNSSSRSSSEPPNASLLSAAASAAVTTPPSDTQASGVDVAGSAEYTCGNHQLDGSTSTVGSLIDASCSKRERNPEFNMYQLPIEEQFNLIEEEFAAIEASTMNPRLYNFTTSNANPTKNRYINVLANEETIFPPTRLASVPPTTGGSRLSTSGSPSSMASATTPMKSLAFRAQKVWGAAGKRLLGTRRGGTLPRDSEGNEKFTTGCVTEKSPQWYINANLVDTSVEPVFVASQAPVQECIDDFLAVIYSCEVTLVLMLTEVEEAGFVKADRYWPEDSAPADRIESFGSMCVYKDEQDPYTYDATHELVRRPFYIRPSPGSQARAHKIVMYQYVGWPDRGVPDSTESFEELLKIIQDYVVAPPTPNMPPAGPKSAAYSPIATSSGGDGSTSNTGSDAGAGKLTPPVFVHCSAGIGRTGTLIGAYTAVKLTEAGLLTNTSIRRIVTDMRKARFGMVQRVEQYMFLYMIVLQHMGVDARKFSARMQPRADMYNMRWMEARQKALLGARAAKR from the coding sequence ATGAGCCATGACGTCTCGCGTGTCAGTCGGCCGAGCTTGCGGCCCAACAGTTCCTCGAGAAGCAGTAGCGAGCCTCCCAATGCGTCGTTGCTAAGTGCAGCGGCATCAGCTGCAGTTACGACGCCGCCCTCGGACACGCAGGCCAGCGGCGTCGATGTCGCTGGCAGCGCCGAATACACTTGCGGCAACCACCAGCtcgacggcagcaccagcacggTGGGCTCCCTCATCGATGCGTCGTGCTCTAAAAGGGAGCGCAACCCAGAGTTCAACATGTACCAGCTGCCGATCGAGGAGCAGTTTAACCTGATCGAGGAGGAGTTTGCCGCCATCGAGGCGAGTACCATGAATCCGCGATTGTACAACTTCACCACCTCCAACGCCAACCCAACGAAGAACCGCTACATCAACGTACTCGCTAACGAGGAGACAATCTTCCCTCCAACGCGCTTGGCATCtgtgccgccgacgacgggCGGTTCGAGACTCTCCACGTCCGGCTCTCCGTCTTCGATGGCatcggcgacgacgccgatgaAGTCCCTCGCATTCAGAGCGCAGAAGGTTTGGGGGGCCGCCGGGAAGCGACTCTTGGGCACACGGCGTGGCGGCACTTTACCGAGAGACTCTGAGGGAAACGAGAAATTCACCACCGGCTGCGTCACCGAGAAGTCTCCGCAATGGTATATCAACGCCAACTTGGTAGACACGAGTGTGGAGCCTGTATTTGTGGCCTCGCAAGCACCAGTGCAGGAGTGCATCGACGACTTTCTTGCTGTTATCTATAGCTGTGAAGTGACCCTGGTGCTGATGCTGACTGAAGTGGAGGAGGCTGGCTTTGTGAAGGCAGACCGGTACTGGCCAGAGGATAGCGCACCCGCCGACAGGATTGAGTCGTTCGGTAGCATGTGCGTGTACAAGGATGAGCAGGACCCGTATACGTACGACGCCACACACGAACTCGTGCGCCGACCATTCTACATACGCCCCTCGCCTGGGTCccaagcgcgcgcgcacaagaTCGTCATGTATCAGTATGTGGGCTGGCCTGACCGTGGCGTTCCCGACAGCACCGAATCTTTCGAGGAGCTCTTGAAAATCATTCAGGATTATGTAGTGGCGCCACCGACTCCAAATATGCCACCGGCTGGGCCGAAGAGCGCCGCCTACAGCCCCatcgccaccagcagcggaggtgacggcagcaccagcaatACTGGAAGTGACGCAGGAGCTGGCAAACTCACGCCCCCAGTCTTTGTGCACTGCAGTGCCGGCATTGGCCGTACAGGCACCCTCATCGGTGCCTACACGGCCGTGAAACTGACGGAGGCCGGACTCCTGACGAACACAAGTATCCGGCGCATCGTCACGGACATGCGCAAGGCTCGCTTTGGTATGGTGCAGCGCGTGGAGCAGTACATGTTTCTCTACATGATCGTGCTGCAACACATGGGGGTAGACGCGCGCAAGTTcagcgcacgcatgcagcCGCGAGCGGACATGTATAATATGCGGTGGATGGAGGCGAGACAGAAGGCGCTGCTTGGGGCTCGGGCAGCGAAGCGCTGA